In Mytilus trossulus isolate FHL-02 chromosome 6, PNRI_Mtr1.1.1.hap1, whole genome shotgun sequence, a single window of DNA contains:
- the LOC134720969 gene encoding uncharacterized protein LOC134720969, whose amino-acid sequence MDLIHQFKEEFTKGIRKFVYDYEKQEFDHLVLRNCNGTGPWSFSDSTIEYVKGKTFPVHVWLRSFYLDLARKLMIPESIYTTEEKKLFKCFIEANKNQQCLAQLIETEGTIKEENVKCLLAMHYFKPLTLNGEYVVNSCNGYEKCELCNEPVKADQTLTSFGNSLVWHGQADIVVAKSVVQIELEEALHSLSLIEDEEEEGVEDCRYSRMDEESKDGAKMLSQAIAQAIVNAFCVSNRNESLFDKFIPSFLATEKNIRIILYNCKFDKLLLSTEFPIWDGNQLNTKTMMQVWVTINYAGDMSNLPCVLERTQESKFKEVVGEAYGIYLKYVTRPTTILEPTDSEHLELEKKDLKLIIDTDLEFFKLYETLSESGS is encoded by the exons ATGGACTTGATTCATCAATTTAAGGAAGAATTTACTAAAGGTATTCGCAAATTTGTCTACGATTATGAAAAACAAGAGTTTGATCACCTTGTTTTACGGAATTGCAACGGCACTGGGCCATGGTCTTTCAGCGACTCAACAATCGAATATGTGAAAGGAAAAACATTTCCTGTACATGTGTGGCTTAGAAGTTTTTACTTGGATCTTGCCCGCAAATTGATGATTCCAGAGAGCATATATACAACAGAGGAGAAAAAATTGTTCAAGTGCTTCATCGAAGCCA ataaaaatcaacagtgTCTTGCACAGTTAATTGAAACAGAAGGCACaattaaagaagaaaatgtCAAGTGCCTACTAGCCATGCACTACTTCAAACCATTGACTCTTAATGGTGAATATGTTGTAAACAGCTGCAATGgatatgaaaaatgtgaacTGTGCAATGAGCCAGTCAAAGCAGATCAAACATTAACCTCCTTTG GCAATAGTTTAGTATGGCATGGTCAAGCTGATATAGTTGTAGCAAAAAGTGTTGTTCAAATTGAGCTAGAAGAAGCGCTCCATAGCCTGAGTCTGATAGAAGATGAAGAGGAGGAAGGTGTTGAAGATTGTAGATATTCAAGAATGGACGAGGAATCTAAAGATGGTGCTAAAATGCTATCACAAGCCATTGCACAAGCAATTGTAAATGCCTTTTGTGTATCGAATAGAAATGAGTCATTGTTTGACAAATTCATTCCCTCATTCTTGgcgacagaaaaaaatatcagaataaTTCTGtataactgtaaatttgataaaCTTCTTTTAAGTACTGAATTTCCAATTTGGGATGGCAATCAATTGAACACCAAAACAATGATGCAAGTGTGGGTCACAATAAACTATGCAGGGGATATGAGTAATCTCCCCTGTGTCTTGGAAAGAACACAGGAATCTAAGTTCAAAGAGGTCGTTGGAGAAGCTTATGGAATATACTTGAAATATGTGACTAGGCCAACTACCATATTAGAGCCTACAGATTCAGAACATTtggaattagaaaaaaaagacctTAAATTAATAATAGACACTGATTTGGAATTTTTTAAGCTGTATGAAACCTTGTCAGAATCTGGATCCTGA
- the LOC134722433 gene encoding uncharacterized protein LOC134722433 produces MKKDSSTTPIRIVCDCSCRQDSESPSLNDCLSSTPPQLNKLTDILTRFRYGKYALTTDIEKAFLQIGLHEEDRDSTRFFWLRDPSNPKSELETYRFKVFLFGATCSPFILNASLLKHLSTVTSATVEILKRDLYVDNVLTSVNTEEAALNFFEKSRELMTNAGFNLRTWKSKSNQLSNEATKANVLDTDIETKILGMRWDAKSDILTFAKLNEDRIDIDDSQATKREILSKSSSIYDPLGILGPVTVRAKLLVQTLWKEGYDWDQVLPSNIVKSWYEILDDIRDVTVNTKIARHYFNDQNENESNEKITLHVFVDASQRTYGASAYLCKGNTSFFVIAKNRIAPLAKMTLPKLELMAAVIGARMAKNLTKNP; encoded by the coding sequence ATGAAAAAAGATTCATCGACTACACCAATACGTATAGTATGTGATTGCAGTTGTCGTCAAGATTCAGAATCACCCAGCTTAAATGATTGCCTTTCTTCTACACCGCCGCAGCTTAATAAGCTAACAGATATACTTACAAGATTCCGCTACGGGAAGTACGCCTTAACAACTGATATTGAGAAAGCATTCCTCCAGATTGGACTACACGAAGAAGACCGCGATTCCACCCGATTTTTCTGGCTTAGAGATCCAAGCAACCCCAAGAGTGAACTTGAGACTTACAGATTCAAGGTATTTTTATTCGGAGCGACATGTTCGCCATTTATTCTTAACGCGTCATTACTGAAACATTTATCAACGGTTACAAGTGCTACAGTTGAGATACTCAAGCGAGATTTGTATGTAGACAACGTACTTACAAGTGTTAATACGGAAGAAGCCGCCttaaatttctttgaaaaatctAGAGAACTCATGACAAATGCAGGATTTAATTTGAGAACATGGAAGTCAAAAAGCAATCAACTTAGCAACGAAGCTACAAAGGCAAACGTACTTGATACGGATATCGAGACGAAAATTCTTGGGATGCGTTGGGATGCGAAGTCAGACATACTGACATTTGCGAAATTAAATGAAGATCGTATAGATATTGATGATTCACAAGCGACAAAGAGAGAAATATTGAGTAAATCATCGTCAATTTACGACCCACTCGGAATTCTTGGACCAGTGACCGTAAGAGCTAAGCTACTGGTACAAACATTATGGAAAGAAGGATACGATTGGGACCAGGTGTTGCCTAGCAACATAGTTAAATCATGGTATGAAATTTTAGATGACATCCGAGATGTAACAGTTAATACGAAAATCGCACGACATTATTTCAACGATCAAAATGAGAACGAAAGCAACGAGAAAATCACATTACATGTCTTTGTTGATGCCAGCCAACGCACTTATGGAGCCAGTGCCTACTTGTGTAAAGGAAACACTTCTTTTTTCGTAATTGCAAAAAACCGGATCGCTCCGCTCGCCAAAATGACATTACCAAAGCTAGAATTGATGGCTGCAGTAATAGGAGCTCGAATGGCTAAAAACCTCACAAAAAACCCTTAA
- the LOC134722434 gene encoding uncharacterized protein LOC134722434: MIPFTTTGVDFAGPLFVKDNGLVTKSYICLFTCACIRAVHLELVTDITIESFKLAFRRFVSRRGIPSTVYSDNAPTFGSASHDILKEMNIQINWIFIPKAAPWYGGWLKRLVGITKTTLKKVLGKSQVNSDVLRSILIEIERVINDRPITFVSSDIRDPEPLTPSHLLQGRTLSQTNNSDSEDNNFNLDFTEANKRFNHKVALIEHFAKRWRMEYLTGLREFHRVAGDKSAHVKIGSVVQIMDNSPRMMWKRAVIEDLITGKDEVVRGVKIRTSNGLITTRPIVNVVPLEI; this comes from the coding sequence ATGATACCGTTTACGACAACTGGTGTTGATTTCGCTGGACCGCTATTCGTTAAAGACAATGGACTTGTTACAAAATCGTATATTTGCCTATTCACATGTGCTTGCATTCGTGCCGTACACCTAGAACTTGTTACAGATATTACAATCGAATCATTCAAATTAGCGTTTAGACGATTCGTTAGTAGGAGAGGAATTCCGAGTACTGTGTATTCCGATAATGCACCAACCTTTGGTTCCGCCTCACATGACATTCTGAAGGAAATGAACATTCAAATTAATTGGATATTTATACCAAAAGCAGCACCGTGGTACGGTGGATGGTTGAAGAGACTAGTTGGAATAAcgaaaacaacattgaaaaaagtGCTCGGAAAATCACAAGTAAATTCTGACGTATTACGATCAATTTTGATAGAAATTGAACGTGTAATCAACGATCGTCCGATTACGTTTGTATCGTCCGACATCCGAGATCCAGAGCCGCTTACGCCGTCACATCTGCTACAGGGAAGAACATTATCACAAACGAACAATTCTGATTCAGAggacaataattttaatttagatttcaCAGAGGCAAACAAACGTTTTAATCATAAAGTAGCTTTGATTGAACACTTTGCAAAACGATGGAGAATGGAATACCTCACTGGATTAAGAGAATTTCATCGCGTCGCGGGAGACAAAAGCGCACATGTGAAAATCGGTTCCGTCGTACAAATCATGGACAATTCACCGAGAATGATGTGGAAACGAGCAGTTATAGAAGATTTGATCACCGGAAAAGATGAAGTCGTAAGAGGAGTCAAAATTCGGACATCAAATGGACTGATTACCACGAGACCAATTGTGAATGTGGTGCCATTGGAAATATGA